The sequence below is a genomic window from Aureispira sp. CCB-E.
GGAGTGTAGTCATAATCCACTCCTGAGTCGATAATAGCTACTAAGGTGCTAGCGGTTGAATTGCCCGCACCAGTAGGTAAGTTAGCATTGTTGGAATTAGGTGAAGAAGAACTTTCTAGCAGAGGATAATTGGGGTCTGCACTTAACAACTCTGGTTTTCCTGAAGCGGCAGAAGCGGCTCGTTTGGTTCCTTTTCCATTGGATTCTAACATCGCCTTAGCAGTGTCAGAAAGTGCCCAAAGCTCTATATTCCCACACAAACATTCTTCAATCAATTCCACTCCCAAACTTTCACGAAGTGCTGTCCTAAATGAATCTTGTTCTTGCTGTGTCGAAAACTGTGCTAAACTATCTGGATCAAATTGTACAATAATAGATTGGCAAAAAATATTTGCCCCAGAACTATCGGTACAAAAGCCTACCTCTACTTTTTTGGGTTTGCTATACAAAGTCAAGCTAGGGAAAGAATCATTGTTGATTTGTGCCCTATACAACCAATTACTATGAGTGGCAGAATCCAAAGGCAAAATTGCCAAGCGATGAATATTGACAGCCGTTGTGTCCACGCCAAAAACAAAAGAAGGATCTCCAACAATATTATTAGAGGTTAAATTGGGATTAATTGTACCACCTTGTTGGGCTGCCAAACCTAAGGTTTGAACAACAGGGTTGCCAGTACTACCCCCTACAATATTAGCTGTATCTATGCGTTCCCAAGTATATTGGTTGGTGATGTAATTGGTTTGAGTCTGCTCTTGTGCAATAATACCTGCTCCAGCAGTAAATAAAATACTACTACCAGGTGTGCGACGACGTATTCCTCCGATTCCTATCTCTTTTTGAGGAGCATAAACGAAGGAGGTTGAATCAATCCCTTCTTGAGGAATGTAGTGGTTAAAAGAAACTCCTGATATTTGTTTTAAATTAAATATTCGTTTGATTTTGAATAAATCGCTAAAACCTAAAATATTATTTCCTACTTCGAGTTGTTCTAAATTGTCAAAGCGACCACCAAATGAATTGTTCAAAATAGTGTTGGCTAAAGGATGGTTTAAACTAGGTTTTACAGTATTAAATTTATTGCCATTGGCATAGAATGCCTCAATAGGCATTGTTGAGTTGGATGTATAGTTAAACAATTGATTGCCAAATAACCAATCTATGCGAAGCTCTCCTTTTAATAAATTGTTGCTAATATCTAACTCTTTCAAGTTGTCAAAACCTTCATAGCCGCTGTTGTTTATTGGGGCAGGAATAGTACCTATAGGTTGCGGCAAATTGCCTCTAATTTGGTTGTTATTAATATACAATACCTCTATATTAGGAATACGTTCCACCATATCCGCAGGAAGAACTCCTCTAAGAAGATTGTAAGAAATGTCTAAAATTTTGAGATTTAAAAGAGGTGTTGTAATCGAAAATTCCAGTGAATCTTGAATCGAGACCGTATCTAAAGCATTGTGAGCATAGAGCCACTTTAGAGTTGTCACGTTATTAAGTAAATCTTCAAAAGGCTTGAAATCTTGTAATAGATTGTTGTTGACGCTTAGTTTTTCTAAAATAACCGTTGAAGAAAAGGTGGTAGGAGTTATTAAAGTAGAAAAATCGTTGTCATTGGCATATAAAAAAAGCAATCCAGGAAACCTATTGGTAACGAGCCCTGTTACGTCAAGTGTTCCTGTAAAGTCGTTGTCACTAATATCCAAATGTTCTAAAACCGCTGAGTTAGGTATCGTATAATTGGTCAGAGGAGAAGCATTGGACAGCAAGCTGTTTTTTACATTGAGCACTTCCAAATTGGTCAATCCTTGGAGTAGAAAGACAAAGAAGTCCGTAGTATTGGCGATTGTATTGTTATTAAGGTTGATTTCGGTAAGACTAGGAGGGATTAAGCCAACATATAAATTCCCTTCCATATCGTCAATTCCATTATTTTTTAAGGATAAGGACTCCAAAAAGTTTAGTTGTATATCGGTAATAATAGAATCGGGCAAAATCGTTGTTGTTGTAGCAGGAGCAGCCACTAAACCATCAAAATTAATGCTTTTTACTTTATAAGAAACAGTTGTTGGATCGTATATGGTATCTATATAAGTTGGAATCCAAGTGGATACATTAGGGGAAGCTATACCTGCAACACTACTAAGACCTAAGTTATCTCGCAACTCGATAACCGCAATAGAGTCATTGGTATTAATATTAATTTGAGAAAAGCTAGTTGCAGAGGACAATAGAATCAGTACAACAGGCAAAAGCCATTTGAGAAGTTTCATACGTAAATGGTTTTTATAACCTTTTGTGCGGTGAAAGGTTCGAATTGTGTTTACAATTAAAAAAAGAAGTATCTATAAACTTCTTTTATTTGGGGATAAATAATTTAGAGACTTTTACTCAACCAACTATCCGTATTAAATGTTGTTGCAATAGATGTTTTATGTATAAATATTGCTTATTGTGAATGAGTGGCGTACTAATTTTTGTTTTTGAAAAAAATGAAAAAAGCACTACTACATTATTTTGATAATCATTTTTTCTAGATTAAAACTATTTTTATTTTGATTTAGTGGTTTGGTTATCAATTGGGTTTGTTTTAGTGTGTGGCGGTTTGTTTGTGCGAAAAGTTAATAAAAAGGTTGTTTTTAATAATGTCCCTTTATTAAAAGGACAATTCAGAATGAGAAAGGTTGCTTTGGAAGTTGGTTTAAATAGAAATTTAATAGCAAAAATTTAGCCGAATTGTCCAAAACAAAATTTAACTTCACGGCAATAAGTGTTTTATTGAACTGAACTTATTTTTTGAACGATTACTTAATTAGTAGAATTAGCATTATGAATTAAGCAAAACGAGGCGTAATTACGTCTACTAATGCTTCCAATTGTGCGTCAAAAAAGCGGTTTCGTAATACTACAAAAGTTATCAAAAGGTAGATTTTTTTGATAGACAAGGAAAGACTCTTAAAAAGACATCTATAAAAAATAACTCAATTAACTACTTCATTTTCTAAATACTGTTTCGCAATGAAAAAAACAGCCTTATACGATAGACACATTAGCTTAGATGCTAAGATGGTACCATTTGCAGGTTATGATATGCCTGTTTCTTATAGTGGAATAATTGAAGAACATCATACGGTACGAGAGCAAGTTGGAATGTTTGATGTTTCTCACATGGGAGAATTTATTATTAGAGGAGAAGGTGCGTTGGACTTGATTCAAAGAGTTACATCTAATGATGCTTCTAAATTAGGAAAAGGCGATGCGCAATACTCTTGTTTTCCCAATGGCAAGGGAGGAATTGTAGATGATTTATTGGTCTATAACCTTGGGGAGGAAGAATATATGTTGGTTGTAAACGCATCTAACATTCAGAAAGACTGGGATTGGTTGACAATTCACAATACTGCAGCTGTTGATATGAAAAACATCTCAGATGCTACTTCATTGATGGCAGTACAAGGACCTAATGCGATAAAAGCATTACAATCTTTGACAGACATTGACCTAGAAGGGATGAAGTACTATACTTTTGTTAGAGGAACTTTTGCAGGTGTCGATAACGTGATTGTTTCTGCGACAGGATATACGGGCTCTGGAGGTTTTGAAATTTATGTTGCCAATGAAGATGCTACCCGAATTTGGGATGCAATTATGGAGGCTGGAGGAGAATACGGTCTCAAACCAATTGGTTTGGGAGCACGAGATACATTGCGCCTAGAGATGGGATATTGTTTGTATGGAAATGACATAGATGATACTACATCGCCTTTAGAAGCAGGGTTAGGGTGGATAACTAAACTGAAAAAGGATGTTGACTTTGTTGATAAGGATTTCTTGATTGAACAAAAGGCTACAGGTGTTCAACGTAAGTTGGTAGGTTTTGAGGTGTTGGGAAAACGTCCTCCTCGTCATGCTTACCCTATTCTAGATGCCAATGGAAATGAGATTGGAGTTGTAACATCTGGAACCAAAGGACCTTCTGTTAATATTTCTATTGGAATGGGCTATGTTGCCAAGGAGCATTCTAAGAAAGGAAGTTCGATTTTTATTGACGCTAGAGGCAAAAGGATGGAAGCCAAAATAGTTGGTTTGCCATTTCACAAACTAAAATAAAAAAATCTATTTTTAGAAGAATATATTTTGACACAGCTGTAAATCTAAAGATTATAGCTGTGTTTTTTTTTATTTTTTAAGAGTGAAAGTTGATTTTTTTATTGGTTAATAGGTTGCTAGTTAGGTGGTTGTGATTTTTGAAAGGTTCTGAAAAGTTATATAACATCAAAGAATTGGCTTGCAAAACTAAATTAGTTGATGCACCTTGTTAAGGATTTATCTCCATTCTAAGCATCAAGCTTTTTATAAAAACAATACTATGAAAAAAGATCACTCTTCTACGTTAACACTTTTTAGAAGCGTTGCTCCACAAAAGCCAATTGTTATTCATTTAAAAAATAATAATTGGGTGACAGGTTTTGAGCAATGTAGGGATTATTCAACCAATAAGACAGCTGTTATTATTGAACCTTTAGGTGATTTGGAATTGGAATATGCTATTGAAAAAACGCGCCAATTGTCTTCTAGAAGAATTCGTATTTATTGTAAAGACATTGTTTCTTGCGATTTGTACGACCCTACAAAACATACTGCTTATCATTCAGATCCTAGCGACCTTGTAAAACGAGTTGCTTGGCCGCAGTGGATTGAGCCTAAAATCAAGCCTAGTAGGCGTAAAAAACTATTGCAAGAATTAAAAGAAAACCAATACAGTAAAAAGTATTATTTGGTAAAGGCGATAGAGGATGGTTTTCAAGATATTTTTGAAAATTTATTGGACGAAGAAATGCTTAAAGATGCTTTTAATGAACAATATGTTACTAGCAGTTTGTTGTATTATGCTGTAAAGCATGGTCGTCCTCTTGTTGCTAAGTTGTTGATAGATAAAGGTTATCCCTTGCCTAATAAGAAGGGGCAAAGCGATATTTTTTATGAATTACAGAAAACAGGAAATCTAAAATTATTAGAATTATTGTTGGGAATGGGGTTTGACCCTAATGTAGATCAGTCTAAGTTGTTGCTGAGTATGCTAAAAATGGGCAATAGTGAGGCGGTTGCTTTATTGATTCAAGCAGGAGCAAGAGTGAATACCAACTTGTTAGATGCTGCTATTGCAGGCGGGAATGCAGCTTGTTTGGCTCTTTTGTTAGAAGCAGGAATGTCTATTTCGGTTTCGACAATGTTTAAAGTATTAAAATATGCCGATCCTCAATTCAAATTTAGAAATGTGCTGTTTCAACAAGAATTAGATGTTAATGCTTGTTTCTCGGATGGCATGCCTTTGTTGATTAAGTTGATTCGTGAGAAATTTATAAAGGTAGAACCCCTCCAATTTTTGATAGATCAAGGAGCTGATCTTAATGTTACTTTTGAAGGAAAAAATGCTTTGGCGCATGCTAAAGAACGAGAATATCCCGAATCTATAGTTGCATTTTTCGAAGATATAGGGATGCAAGTTATAGTTGATGAAGAAGAAGTTGCAGCTGTTGCAGCCGTTAAAGATGTAGAGGATGAAAAAGCAAGGATAGCAGCAAAAGAGTTAGAAGCTAAACGATTGGCTGCAATACCAAAGTTTCTAAAACCTGATGGGAAAATCAAATTTGCTGAAGAATACCAACAGAATGAATTTTTTATTCGAAAAGCCAAAGGCAAATTACCGATTCAGAAAAAACGATTGGATGGATTAAAATTAATTGGCGAAGATATTAAAACATATTTTGGATTGTCGTCTCATAGTTTTAATCACATTGCAGAAGTTCGAGCAAAATTGCAATTTTTATTTGGAAGTCCAACAGGCAAGGGGGATGGGTACAAAACTTCTTTTGAATACCAGATAGAGATAGAGGGCAAAAATGGTGTAAAGTATTACTTTACGATTTTCGATTGGAAAGCTCGTACGGTATATGGTTCTTTTATATTTGAAGGACAAGACGAGCAGCAAATTGCAAATGCTGATATAGCCTTATGGGGATTGATTGAAAAAGCTAGTTTTGGCGATTTTAAGGATAAATACGCTTATGATGAATGGAATAAAGTTCGGTATGAGTGTGTTGCTGGCAAACCTTGGGGCGATTTTCCTGATTAATGGCTTAAATTTGTTCTCATTTGCCAATAAAGCAGCCAAAGGTAATCCGAAGCTGCCATTAAGTCACTTATTTTTGTTTGAAAATGGACTTAATGGCAGCTTTTTAGTTTTGGTACAAGGATTGACCTAAGTAGAGCAACAACACAATCATTAATAGAAATAGTTTTTTAGAATATTAGGACTAGCATTTTGATTTAATAAGTTTTTCATTTGAC
It includes:
- a CDS encoding S8 family serine peptidase: MKLLKWLLPVVLILLSSATSFSQININTNDSIAVIELRDNLGLSSVAGIASPNVSTWIPTYIDTIYDPTTVSYKVKSINFDGLVAAPATTTTILPDSIITDIQLNFLESLSLKNNGIDDMEGNLYVGLIPPSLTEINLNNNTIANTTDFFVFLLQGLTNLEVLNVKNSLLSNASPLTNYTIPNSAVLEHLDISDNDFTGTLDVTGLVTNRFPGLLFLYANDNDFSTLITPTTFSSTVILEKLSVNNNLLQDFKPFEDLLNNVTTLKWLYAHNALDTVSIQDSLEFSITTPLLNLKILDISYNLLRGVLPADMVERIPNIEVLYINNNQIRGNLPQPIGTIPAPINNSGYEGFDNLKELDISNNLLKGELRIDWLFGNQLFNYTSNSTMPIEAFYANGNKFNTVKPSLNHPLANTILNNSFGGRFDNLEQLEVGNNILGFSDLFKIKRIFNLKQISGVSFNHYIPQEGIDSTSFVYAPQKEIGIGGIRRRTPGSSILFTAGAGIIAQEQTQTNYITNQYTWERIDTANIVGGSTGNPVVQTLGLAAQQGGTINPNLTSNNIVGDPSFVFGVDTTAVNIHRLAILPLDSATHSNWLYRAQINNDSFPSLTLYSKPKKVEVGFCTDSSGANIFCQSIIVQFDPDSLAQFSTQQEQDSFRTALRESLGVELIEECLCGNIELWALSDTAKAMLESNGKGTKRAASAASGKPELLSADPNYPLLESSSSPNSNNANLPTGAGNSTASTLVAIIDSGVDYDYTPLTPYLSEGASTTTSCLPNATFGYNFVDDNNNATDDHGHGTSVAGIVAGISQQNILPDTGNLKTDIGILPLKYTDKNGAGSLFHAACALRYAADYERPTTTGGTAKVRVINTSWGYYGDPCIVLENVIEYAAEECDILIVASAGNDATQVHGSKERRHWPSNSIFDPTNSIVADNILSVAGVTPNGAVLNPNSNYSNIHIDLAAPWNDVTALAGSNNSFHTVGGTSFAAPQVTRAAALLFDKYPDATYFAVKHALMEGVDILPSADSAKLVSGGRINYAKADSILNIITNRATCTPNITVNVDKITELSHSIKIYPNPFSNNLTLEFDYELSTHPIELKLFNISGQEIHYQRLTTGTTNTNVTTENLAAGIYFMQVTINNKQYSQKIIKF
- the gcvT gene encoding glycine cleavage system aminomethyltransferase GcvT, with protein sequence MKKTALYDRHISLDAKMVPFAGYDMPVSYSGIIEEHHTVREQVGMFDVSHMGEFIIRGEGALDLIQRVTSNDASKLGKGDAQYSCFPNGKGGIVDDLLVYNLGEEEYMLVVNASNIQKDWDWLTIHNTAAVDMKNISDATSLMAVQGPNAIKALQSLTDIDLEGMKYYTFVRGTFAGVDNVIVSATGYTGSGGFEIYVANEDATRIWDAIMEAGGEYGLKPIGLGARDTLRLEMGYCLYGNDIDDTTSPLEAGLGWITKLKKDVDFVDKDFLIEQKATGVQRKLVGFEVLGKRPPRHAYPILDANGNEIGVVTSGTKGPSVNISIGMGYVAKEHSKKGSSIFIDARGKRMEAKIVGLPFHKLK